A region from the Polaribacter sp. Hel1_33_78 genome encodes:
- a CDS encoding thiamine pyrophosphate-dependent enzyme yields the protein MLQETQIQNKQKLSFEDFKTEVLNDYRIAKISRECSLLGRREVLTGKAKFGIFGDGKEVPQLAMAKAFKLGDFRSGYYRDQTFMMAIGKLTAQQFFAGLYAHPDIKADPMSAGRQMGGHFTTHSLHENGSWKDLTKQYNSSSDISPTAGQMPRLLGLAQASKIYRNEKSIQHKNNFSIHGNEVAWGTIGNASTSEGLFFESINAAGVLQVPMVMSVWDDEYGISVHAKYQTTKESISEILKGFQREHDKDGFEIFVLNGWDYVQLVDTYQKAGKIAREEHVPVLIHVKELTQPQGHSTSGSHERYKSKERLEWEMEHDCITKMRKWILEFELETETGEILRFVDSEEELIIIEKEAKKEVTSAKRNAWNAYQSEIKAELSDAAEIIENTANKSKNSAFINKYKNDLLTVLEPTRKDILSTLRKCLRYLKDEHFAEKIVLQNFIKSSFENAHQKYSTHLTSETELGTSNIEEKKPIYSPEKNLVDARIIMRDNFDAILRKHDDVVIFGEDAGFIGDVNQGLEGLQEKYGEIRISDTGIREATIIGQGIGLAMRGLRPIAEIQYLDYLLYALQIMSDDLATLRYRTFGRQKAPLIIRTRGHRLEGIWHAGSPMGGIIHNLRGIHILVPRNMTKAAGFYNALLEGDDPALVIECLNGYRLKEELPLNLGDFKTAIGVVETVKEGTDMTIVSYGSTLRIVLEAAIDLNQVGIDIEVIDAQSLLPFDLAHDCVKSVAKTNKLLVIDEDVPGGASAYILQEILENQNGYQYLDSKPATLTAKEHRTAYGTDGDYFSKPSAEDVFEKIYDIMHEENPYKFKSLY from the coding sequence ATGCTGCAAGAAACACAAATACAAAATAAACAAAAACTTTCTTTTGAGGATTTTAAAACAGAAGTTTTAAATGATTACAGAATTGCTAAAATTAGCAGAGAGTGTAGTTTATTAGGTAGAAGAGAAGTGTTAACTGGTAAAGCAAAATTCGGAATTTTTGGCGATGGAAAAGAAGTTCCGCAGTTAGCGATGGCAAAAGCTTTTAAACTTGGCGATTTTCGATCTGGCTACTATAGAGATCAAACTTTTATGATGGCTATTGGTAAGTTAACTGCCCAACAATTTTTCGCAGGCTTGTATGCACATCCAGATATTAAAGCAGATCCTATGTCTGCTGGAAGACAAATGGGAGGCCATTTTACTACCCATAGTTTGCATGAAAATGGAAGTTGGAAGGACTTAACGAAACAATATAACTCTAGCTCAGACATTTCTCCTACTGCCGGGCAAATGCCTCGATTATTAGGTTTAGCACAAGCTTCAAAAATTTATAGAAACGAAAAAAGCATACAACATAAAAATAATTTTTCTATTCACGGAAATGAAGTTGCTTGGGGCACCATAGGAAACGCAAGTACGAGTGAAGGCTTATTCTTTGAAAGTATAAATGCTGCAGGAGTTTTGCAGGTCCCGATGGTAATGAGTGTTTGGGATGATGAATATGGAATCTCTGTGCACGCTAAATACCAAACAACAAAAGAAAGTATTTCTGAAATATTAAAAGGTTTTCAGAGAGAACATGATAAAGATGGTTTCGAGATCTTTGTTCTTAACGGATGGGACTACGTTCAATTAGTTGACACCTACCAAAAAGCAGGAAAAATTGCAAGAGAAGAACATGTTCCAGTTCTAATTCATGTAAAAGAATTAACTCAGCCACAAGGTCATTCTACATCTGGGTCTCATGAACGCTATAAAAGTAAGGAGAGATTAGAATGGGAAATGGAGCATGATTGTATTACAAAAATGCGAAAATGGATTTTAGAATTTGAATTGGAAACAGAAACTGGTGAAATTTTACGCTTTGTAGATTCCGAAGAAGAATTAATTATCATTGAAAAAGAAGCAAAAAAGGAGGTTACAAGTGCAAAAAGAAATGCTTGGAATGCATATCAAAGTGAGATAAAAGCAGAACTTTCTGATGCTGCCGAAATAATAGAAAATACTGCCAATAAGAGTAAAAATAGTGCTTTTATAAACAAATATAAAAATGACTTACTAACGGTTTTAGAACCTACAAGAAAAGATATTTTATCAACTTTAAGAAAATGTTTGCGCTATTTAAAAGATGAACATTTTGCAGAAAAAATTGTATTACAAAATTTCATAAAATCCTCTTTTGAAAATGCGCATCAAAAATACTCTACCCATTTAACAAGTGAAACTGAATTAGGTACCTCGAATATTGAAGAAAAAAAACCAATATATTCCCCAGAAAAAAACCTGGTAGATGCAAGAATTATTATGAGAGATAATTTTGATGCTATTCTGCGAAAACATGATGATGTTGTAATTTTTGGTGAAGACGCAGGTTTTATTGGTGACGTAAATCAAGGCTTAGAAGGGCTTCAGGAAAAGTATGGAGAAATCAGAATTTCTGACACTGGCATTAGAGAAGCTACAATTATTGGCCAAGGAATAGGGCTAGCTATGAGAGGCTTAAGACCTATTGCCGAAATTCAGTATTTAGATTACTTGTTGTATGCTCTTCAAATTATGAGTGATGATTTAGCCACATTACGTTATAGAACTTTCGGCAGACAAAAAGCACCCTTAATAATTAGAACCAGAGGACATAGATTAGAAGGAATTTGGCATGCAGGTTCGCCTATGGGTGGCATAATACATAACTTAAGAGGTATTCATATTTTAGTTCCTAGAAATATGACAAAAGCTGCTGGATTTTATAATGCTTTGCTCGAAGGTGATGACCCTGCTTTGGTCATAGAGTGTTTAAATGGTTATCGTTTAAAAGAAGAATTACCATTAAATTTAGGAGATTTTAAAACTGCTATTGGAGTTGTAGAAACGGTAAAAGAAGGAACTGATATGACAATAGTTTCTTATGGATCTACCTTAAGAATTGTGTTAGAAGCTGCCATAGATTTAAATCAGGTTGGTATTGATATCGAAGTTATTGATGCGCAAAGTTTATTGCCTTTTGATTTAGCACACGATTGTGTAAAAAGTGTTGCTAAAACGAATAAATTATTAGTAATTGATGAGGACGTTCCCGGAGGAGCTTCTGCTTATATCTTGCAAGAAATTTTAGAAAACCAAAATGGTTATCAATATTTAGATAGCAAACCTGCAACATTAACAGCCAAAGAGCATAGAACGGCTTACGGAACAGATGGCGATTATTTCTCGAAACCATCTGCTGAAGATGTTTTTGAAAAGATTTATGATATTATGCACGAAGAAAACCCTTATAAATTCAAGAGTTTGTATTAA
- a CDS encoding aminopeptidase yields MFCFAQQNSIAIKATLDSDKDELMIQQEIVFFNISDSTLTNIYLHNWANSFRDRKTPLSKRFIKDFKKNLYFSAEKNLGKTTIKNLTVNYGNNDFIEIKDKADILKIPLIKPLKPNGKVKISITYLVKIPNAKFTNYGKTKEGYHLRFWYITPAVYKNGWQLMSNLNIDDLYENGTDFTMEINIPKEYVLESNLYQYKSEKNNFKNYYLVGKNKTDIILGINKSKQLKTFKTSKTTVYTDVSNDDIDYNTTTDILNRELRFIEKYLGKYPHKEIYVDKITQSKDPVYGLSQLPNFLRPFSDTFKWDVTMFKALTKKYIENTLLLNKRKDYWFLDGLQNYLMLEYIQEFYPNTKLLGNLSNRWFLKSFHISKQDFNDKYPLVYQFISRRFLDQALVTSADSLSNFNRKIANKYKAGLGFRYLKGFLGDSILNSSIKEFYQKNQTKIISSSDFRKIISSKTNKKIDWFFNDYIKTNKKIDHTIDHIIVSEDSIEITIKNKRNITTPVLLYALKDKEIKYKKWFTNIKNSKTVKIPKEDFNRISLNYENIYPELNTLDNWESLENKIFNKPLKFTFIKDIQDPYYSQLFYQPEISYNFYNGLILGTKLHNKPLIKRNLEFKFAPSYATKSNSVIGEFSVLFNQYIEETKIYKIMYGVFGQTLDYAPNLSYSSLVPFANIIFKRKSLRDATTQSISAKLVHINKEIAATDVRTDQDNYGVFSLSYNYINPDIIKEFRYNFSVEVAEKFSKAAVDLRFRSLSTSDTQLDFRFFAGAFLSNKTAGNYFSFGLDRANDYLFQLNYFGRSEDSGFFSQQYIIAEGGFKSVLPTRFANQYMFAFNSSFGLWRWIELYNDVAFLKNKNNPLYFGYNNGIRFNFVHNILEVYFPLYSNNGWEISQKRYPQKIRFTLTADINSIYNFFRRGLL; encoded by the coding sequence GTGTTTTGCTTTGCACAACAAAATTCTATTGCTATAAAAGCAACTTTAGATTCAGATAAAGATGAATTAATGATACAACAAGAAATTGTTTTCTTTAATATATCCGACTCTACTTTAACGAATATTTATCTTCATAATTGGGCCAATAGTTTTAGAGATAGAAAAACACCTTTATCAAAACGTTTTATTAAAGACTTTAAGAAGAACTTATATTTTTCTGCTGAAAAAAATTTAGGAAAAACTACTATAAAGAACCTTACTGTAAACTACGGAAATAATGATTTTATAGAAATTAAAGATAAAGCAGACATCTTAAAAATTCCTCTTATAAAACCTCTAAAACCTAATGGAAAAGTAAAAATATCTATTACTTATCTTGTAAAAATACCAAATGCAAAATTCACAAATTATGGAAAAACCAAAGAAGGTTATCATTTGCGTTTCTGGTATATAACTCCTGCTGTTTACAAAAATGGTTGGCAATTAATGAGTAATTTAAACATTGATGATTTATATGAAAATGGAACAGATTTTACGATGGAAATTAACATTCCAAAAGAATATGTTTTAGAAAGTAATTTATATCAATATAAATCGGAAAAAAATAATTTTAAAAATTACTATTTAGTCGGAAAAAATAAAACTGACATCATATTAGGAATTAATAAATCCAAGCAGTTAAAAACTTTCAAAACTTCCAAAACTACAGTATATACAGATGTTTCTAATGATGATATTGACTATAACACAACTACAGACATATTAAATAGAGAATTACGTTTTATTGAAAAATATTTAGGAAAATATCCTCATAAAGAAATTTATGTAGATAAAATTACACAAAGTAAAGATCCTGTTTATGGCTTAAGTCAATTGCCAAATTTTTTACGTCCATTTTCGGATACTTTTAAATGGGACGTCACCATGTTTAAAGCGTTAACTAAAAAATATATAGAAAACACATTACTTTTAAACAAGAGAAAAGATTATTGGTTTTTAGATGGTTTACAAAACTATTTAATGCTAGAATATATTCAAGAATTTTACCCTAACACAAAATTATTGGGTAATTTATCCAACAGATGGTTTCTAAAAAGTTTTCATATTTCAAAACAAGATTTTAATGATAAATATCCTTTAGTTTATCAGTTTATATCAAGAAGGTTTTTAGATCAAGCATTGGTAACATCAGCAGACTCTTTATCCAATTTTAATAGGAAGATAGCGAATAAGTACAAAGCTGGATTAGGTTTTAGATATTTAAAAGGTTTTTTAGGTGATAGTATTTTAAACAGCAGCATTAAAGAGTTTTATCAAAAAAATCAAACAAAAATAATTTCTAGTTCAGATTTTCGAAAAATAATATCTTCAAAAACAAATAAAAAAATTGATTGGTTTTTTAATGATTATATTAAAACGAATAAAAAAATTGATCACACTATTGATCATATAATAGTAAGCGAAGACAGCATAGAAATAACCATAAAAAATAAAAGAAACATAACTACTCCTGTTTTATTATATGCTCTAAAAGACAAAGAAATTAAATATAAAAAATGGTTTACAAATATTAAAAATTCTAAAACTGTTAAGATACCTAAAGAAGATTTTAACAGGATTTCTTTAAATTATGAAAATATTTATCCTGAGTTAAATACACTCGACAATTGGGAAAGTTTAGAAAATAAAATTTTTAATAAACCTTTGAAATTTACTTTTATAAAAGATATACAAGACCCGTATTATAGTCAACTATTTTATCAACCAGAAATTAGTTACAACTTTTATAATGGCCTTATATTAGGCACTAAACTTCACAATAAACCTTTAATAAAAAGAAATCTTGAGTTTAAATTTGCACCTTCTTACGCCACCAAAAGTAATTCTGTAATTGGTGAATTTTCTGTTTTATTTAACCAATATATAGAAGAAACTAAAATCTACAAAATCATGTATGGGGTATTTGGACAAACCTTAGATTATGCCCCAAACTTATCTTATTCATCTCTTGTCCCTTTTGCGAATATTATTTTTAAAAGAAAATCTTTAAGAGATGCAACTACACAATCTATAAGTGCCAAGTTAGTTCATATTAATAAAGAAATAGCTGCCACAGACGTTAGAACAGATCAAGATAATTATGGTGTTTTTAGCCTTAGTTATAATTACATAAATCCCGATATTATAAAAGAATTCAGGTATAATTTTAGTGTAGAAGTGGCTGAGAAATTTTCTAAAGCTGCAGTTGATTTAAGGTTTAGGTCTCTATCTACCTCAGACACACAATTAGATTTTCGATTTTTTGCAGGTGCTTTTTTAAGTAATAAAACAGCAGGAAATTATTTTAGTTTTGGATTGGACAGAGCTAATGATTATTTATTTCAGCTCAATTATTTTGGACGATCAGAAGACTCTGGTTTCTTCAGTCAGCAATATATTATTGCTGAAGGTGGATTCAAATCTGTATTACCTACAAGATTCGCAAATCAATATATGTTTGCTTTCAATTCTAGTTTTGGTTTATGGCGATGGATTGAACTTTACAATGATGTTGCTTTTTTAAAAAATAAAAATAATCCTCTTTATTTTGGATACAATAACGGAATTCGCTTTAATTTTGTTCACAACATATTGGAAGTATATTTTCCTTTATACTCAAATAACGGATGGGAAATTTCTCAAAAAAGATATCCTCAAAAAATTAGATTTACGTTAACTGCAGATATAAATTCTATTTACAATTTCTTTAGAAGAGGACTTTTGTAA
- a CDS encoding DUF2851 family protein, translating to MKEEFLYYIWQYKLFSKKDLCTTENQQITIVMSGIQNKNAGPDFLNSQLKIDNQLWAGNVEMHVKSSDWYLHKHEEDVNFDGVILHVVWEHDAVVFMRDNKPLPTLELKSFVGNNLLLNYKSLICRQQSWILCENQIENVDKFLIDNWLERLYFERLEQKSIFIKELLQQTNDDFEAVLFQLIAKNFGLKVNGDSFLQLAKSIDFSILRKVSFDEQKLTALFFGQAGFLEKEVEDSYHQELKAEYEYLKYKYNLQPLFNKQFQFFRMRPHNFPTIRIAQLASLFFTHQNLFSKLMSITQKEELYKLFSFSIQEFWKTHFTFESVSKKSQKKLSKSFVDLILINTIIPLKFVYSQSRGEVVEESIIQLIQQGSSEKNSIISKFSELKVKSKNALESQALIELKNNYCTKKRCLQCAIGSSLLKKK from the coding sequence ATGAAAGAGGAATTTTTGTACTATATCTGGCAGTATAAACTATTTTCTAAAAAAGATTTATGTACAACAGAAAATCAACAAATAACTATTGTAATGTCAGGAATTCAGAACAAAAACGCTGGACCTGATTTTTTAAATTCTCAATTAAAGATTGATAATCAGCTTTGGGCTGGTAATGTTGAAATGCATGTAAAATCTTCAGATTGGTATTTACATAAACATGAAGAAGATGTTAATTTTGATGGAGTAATTTTACATGTTGTATGGGAGCATGATGCTGTTGTTTTTATGAGAGACAATAAACCTTTACCAACTTTAGAGTTAAAGAGTTTCGTTGGCAACAATTTATTGTTAAACTATAAAAGCCTTATTTGTCGCCAACAGAGTTGGATTTTATGTGAAAATCAAATTGAAAATGTAGATAAATTTTTAATTGATAATTGGTTAGAGCGTTTGTATTTTGAGCGCTTAGAGCAAAAATCAATTTTTATTAAAGAATTATTGCAGCAAACAAATGATGATTTTGAAGCAGTTTTATTTCAATTAATTGCTAAAAATTTTGGATTAAAAGTTAATGGAGATTCTTTTTTACAATTGGCGAAATCTATTGATTTTTCTATACTTAGAAAAGTTAGTTTTGATGAACAAAAATTAACTGCTCTGTTTTTTGGGCAAGCAGGTTTTTTAGAAAAAGAAGTAGAAGATAGTTATCATCAGGAATTAAAAGCAGAGTATGAATATTTAAAGTATAAATACAATCTTCAACCACTTTTTAATAAGCAGTTTCAGTTTTTTAGAATGCGTCCTCATAATTTTCCAACTATTAGAATTGCACAATTAGCATCATTGTTTTTTACGCATCAAAATTTATTCTCTAAATTGATGAGCATTACCCAGAAAGAGGAGCTTTATAAGCTGTTTTCTTTTTCAATTCAGGAGTTTTGGAAAACTCATTTCACTTTTGAAAGTGTATCCAAAAAATCACAAAAAAAACTATCTAAATCATTTGTAGATCTGATTTTAATAAACACGATTATCCCGTTAAAATTTGTTTATTCACAGAGTAGAGGAGAAGTCGTTGAAGAATCAATTATACAATTGATACAACAAGGTTCATCAGAAAAAAATAGTATTATCTCTAAATTTTCAGAGCTTAAAGTGAAATCAAAAAATGCTTTAGAAAGTCAGGCTCTCATAGAACTTAAAAACAACTATTGCACAAAGAAACGTTGTTTACAATGTGCAATAGGAAGTAGTTTGTTGAAGAAAAAATAG
- a CDS encoding TIGR00730 family Rossman fold protein has translation MTNDERKIKEKLQHKTWNEIKTKDAWGIFKVMAEFVDGYEKLSKIGPCVSVFGSARTQEDHEYYKLAEEIAFQLTQNGYGVITGGGPGIMEAGNKGAHRGKGVSVGLNIELPFEQHDNPWIDRDKNLEFDYFFVRKVMFVKYSQGFIVMPGGFGTLDELFEAITLIQTKKIGRFPIVLVGTEFWSGLLEWIKKTLIAQGNISEEDLKLFRIVDTAEEAVAHLNKFYSKYLLKPNF, from the coding sequence ATGACAAATGACGAAAGAAAAATAAAAGAAAAACTACAACACAAAACTTGGAACGAAATAAAAACAAAAGACGCTTGGGGTATCTTTAAAGTTATGGCTGAATTTGTAGATGGTTATGAAAAATTAAGTAAAATTGGGCCTTGCGTTTCTGTTTTTGGATCAGCAAGAACTCAAGAAGATCATGAATATTATAAACTGGCAGAAGAAATTGCTTTTCAACTTACTCAAAATGGCTATGGTGTAATTACTGGAGGTGGACCAGGAATTATGGAGGCAGGAAACAAAGGAGCTCATAGAGGTAAAGGTGTTTCCGTTGGATTAAATATTGAATTACCCTTTGAACAACATGATAACCCTTGGATTGATCGGGATAAAAACTTAGAATTTGATTATTTCTTTGTTCGTAAAGTTATGTTTGTAAAATACTCACAAGGTTTTATTGTAATGCCTGGAGGTTTTGGTACTTTAGACGAACTTTTTGAAGCAATTACTTTGATTCAAACTAAAAAAATTGGTAGGTTTCCAATTGTTTTAGTAGGCACAGAATTTTGGAGTGGTTTATTAGAATGGATAAAAAAAACATTAATAGCTCAAGGAAATATTAGCGAAGAAGATTTAAAATTATTTAGAATTGTAGATACTGCAGAAGAAGCTGTAGCTCATTTAAATAAATTCTATTCAAAATATTTATTAAAACCAAACTTCTAA
- a CDS encoding zinc-dependent metalloprotease, with protein sequence MKKIILHFLLILAFMLPNQIEAQRKKSKDKKIEQTAPVPKKNKVPKYSDFVTSKTKSDEGLFKVHETSNKFIYEIPKSFLGKEMLLVTRIKELPSGLGGGYVNAGSKINTQVIVWEQFKNKVLLKVKSYNAVANDSLPIYKSVIANNLEPIIYAFDVKTQNIDSTAILVDVTKLFSTDVKAITALPASYRKRYKVKRLDASRSFINTIKSYPKNIEVVQDFTFDADAPPSNVKTNTITLRINQSMILLPKNKMMGRVYDKRVGYFSIENVDYSSEALKADSKRYIKRWRLEPKDINAYNRGELVEPKKPIVYYLDPATPDKLKKYIKQGVDDWQKVFETAGFKNAIMAKYPPTIEEDPEFSMEDIRYSSIRYVASTTRNATGPSVSDPRTGEIIESDIIWYHNHLRSYRNRYLLETGAANPSARTLETPAEKIGEMMRMVISHEVGHALGLPHNMAASYAYPIDSLRSGKFTQEFGIAASIMDYARFNYIAQPGDENIRFIRQLGPYDHYSINWGYRKIPNIKSSEQEIKTLDKWIDSKANNPIYRFGNQRFDPSSQTEGIGNNQVQASTYGIKNLKIVAKNLENWTSNQTNNYEDLSELYGELLSVWSKYVGHVAGNIGGVYEYNKKPAQNGAIYNSVTKEKQKKSMVWLQENAFKTQNWLLDKTILSNIDESGYSARMLRLQNRQLYSLLSSSRLERMIDTEIIHPDTYGALEMVRDLRTGIFSEANYIKNVAVFRRNLQKSLIARMAMLLNSKEGKNSDISSIIRGEFQVLYFQLTIAQNRRVNRITKYHYRDCLAEIKNILNPK encoded by the coding sequence ATGAAAAAAATCATACTGCACTTTTTATTGATTTTAGCTTTCATGTTACCAAATCAAATTGAAGCACAAAGAAAAAAATCAAAAGATAAAAAAATAGAACAAACAGCACCAGTTCCCAAAAAAAATAAAGTTCCAAAATATTCAGATTTTGTAACGTCCAAAACAAAAAGTGATGAAGGACTTTTTAAAGTTCACGAAACCTCAAATAAATTTATCTATGAAATTCCTAAATCATTTTTAGGAAAAGAAATGTTATTAGTTACAAGAATCAAAGAACTTCCTTCGGGATTAGGAGGCGGATATGTGAATGCAGGATCAAAAATTAATACTCAAGTTATCGTTTGGGAACAATTTAAAAACAAAGTGCTTTTAAAAGTAAAATCATACAATGCCGTTGCAAATGATTCATTACCAATATACAAATCGGTCATTGCCAACAATTTAGAACCTATAATTTATGCATTTGATGTTAAAACTCAAAATATAGATTCTACCGCAATTTTAGTGGATGTCACAAAATTATTTTCTACGGATGTAAAAGCAATTACAGCACTCCCTGCTAGTTACAGAAAACGATACAAAGTAAAAAGACTAGATGCTTCTAGGAGTTTTATAAATACTATAAAAAGTTATCCAAAGAATATAGAAGTAGTTCAAGATTTTACATTTGATGCAGATGCACCGCCCAGTAATGTCAAAACAAATACAATTACTTTACGTATAAATCAATCTATGATTTTATTACCAAAAAATAAAATGATGGGAAGAGTTTACGACAAGAGAGTTGGTTATTTTTCTATTGAAAACGTAGATTATAGTTCTGAAGCTTTAAAAGCAGATAGCAAAAGATATATAAAACGATGGCGATTGGAGCCTAAAGATATCAATGCATACAATCGCGGAGAATTGGTTGAACCTAAAAAACCGATTGTATATTATTTAGATCCTGCAACTCCAGATAAGTTAAAAAAATATATCAAACAAGGTGTAGATGATTGGCAAAAGGTTTTTGAAACAGCTGGTTTTAAAAATGCGATTATGGCAAAATACCCTCCTACAATAGAGGAAGATCCAGAATTTAGCATGGAAGATATTCGCTATTCATCAATAAGATATGTAGCCAGTACGACAAGAAATGCAACAGGACCAAGTGTATCTGACCCAAGAACAGGCGAAATAATTGAGAGCGATATTATTTGGTATCACAATCATTTACGTTCATACAGAAACAGATATTTATTAGAAACTGGAGCTGCAAATCCTTCCGCAAGAACGCTAGAAACACCTGCAGAAAAAATTGGAGAAATGATGCGAATGGTAATTTCTCACGAAGTTGGACATGCCTTAGGTTTACCGCACAACATGGCTGCAAGTTATGCGTATCCCATAGATTCTTTACGCTCTGGAAAATTTACCCAGGAATTCGGAATTGCAGCATCTATCATGGATTACGCAAGATTCAATTATATTGCACAACCGGGCGATGAAAATATCAGGTTCATTCGTCAATTAGGCCCTTATGACCACTACTCTATTAATTGGGGGTATCGAAAAATTCCGAATATAAAATCTTCAGAACAAGAAATTAAAACTCTTGATAAATGGATTGATAGCAAAGCAAATAATCCAATATACAGATTTGGTAATCAACGCTTTGATCCTTCTTCTCAAACTGAAGGTATCGGAAATAATCAAGTGCAAGCATCTACTTATGGAATAAAAAACCTAAAAATTGTTGCTAAAAATTTAGAAAACTGGACTTCAAACCAAACAAATAATTATGAAGACTTATCAGAGCTATATGGAGAACTTTTAAGTGTTTGGAGCAAATATGTAGGTCATGTAGCAGGAAATATTGGAGGTGTTTATGAATATAATAAAAAACCTGCTCAGAATGGTGCAATTTACAATTCTGTAACTAAAGAAAAGCAAAAAAAATCTATGGTTTGGCTGCAAGAAAATGCTTTTAAAACACAAAATTGGTTACTTGACAAAACGATATTATCCAATATTGATGAAAGCGGTTATTCCGCTAGAATGCTTCGTTTGCAAAACAGACAATTGTATTCTCTTTTAAGTTCGTCCAGATTAGAAAGAATGATTGATACTGAAATTATACACCCTGATACTTACGGTGCCTTAGAAATGGTTCGAGATTTAAGAACAGGTATTTTCTCAGAAGCAAATTACATCAAAAATGTAGCTGTTTTTAGACGTAATTTACAAAAATCATTGATTGCTAGAATGGCTATGTTATTGAATTCAAAAGAAGGAAAAAATTCTGACATTAGCTCTATAATTAGAGGTGAGTTTCAGGTTTTATATTTTCAACTAACAATTGCACAGAACAGACGAGTTAATAGAATTACAAAATATCACTATAGAGATTGTTTGGCTGAAATTAAAAATATTTTAAATCCAAAATAA